A portion of the Sulfurospirillum diekertiae genome contains these proteins:
- the ribH gene encoding 6,7-dimethyl-8-ribityllumazine synthase → MNIVEGKLSLNGDEKVAIINARFNHIITDRLVEGARDAYLRHGGKDENLDLVLVPGAFEIPMALNRLLACSKYDAVCCLGAVIRGSTPHFDYVSAEVTKGVANVALQFAKPVAFGVLTVDSIEQAIERAGSKAGNKGFEAMVTVIELLSLYSALKN, encoded by the coding sequence ATGAATATTGTAGAAGGTAAATTGTCCCTAAATGGTGACGAAAAAGTTGCTATTATTAATGCACGCTTTAACCATATCATCACAGATCGTTTGGTAGAAGGAGCGCGGGATGCCTATTTGAGACATGGTGGCAAAGATGAAAATTTAGATCTTGTTTTGGTACCGGGTGCATTTGAAATTCCAATGGCACTTAATCGTCTTTTGGCTTGTAGTAAATACGATGCAGTATGTTGTTTAGGTGCAGTAATACGTGGTTCAACGCCACATTTTGACTATGTGTCTGCAGAAGTGACCAAAGGTGTGGCCAATGTAGCACTTCAATTTGCTAAACCAGTCGCTTTTGGTGTCCTGACAGTGGATAGCATTGAACAAGCAATTGAACGAGCAGGTAGTAAAGCAGGTAATAAAGGTTTTGAAGCAATGGTTACTGTCATTGAACTATTAAGTCTATACTCTGCATTAAAGAATTAA
- a CDS encoding carboxymuconolactone decarboxylase family protein produces MAHIALCVYENMSDSVKKHADKKLEKTGSLGEIFQLLALNEDVYFATDTMVSKFLLKETLLPYVTKQRIAILVSLDNGCKMCAGVHKQLARALGVSEVEIEEIALGIDALSCSEAEKRLLHFCIRASKKDNYKIMKEDIEVIKAFGYSEKEIFEAVCIVGYFNYINTLSNTFGLGSE; encoded by the coding sequence ATGGCACACATAGCACTTTGCGTCTATGAAAATATGAGTGATTCTGTTAAAAAACATGCGGATAAGAAATTGGAAAAAACGGGTAGCTTGGGTGAGATATTTCAGCTACTTGCATTAAATGAAGACGTTTATTTTGCTACAGATACTATGGTTTCCAAGTTTCTCTTGAAAGAAACATTACTCCCTTATGTCACCAAACAAAGAATTGCAATATTAGTATCATTGGATAATGGGTGTAAAATGTGTGCAGGTGTACACAAGCAACTTGCACGGGCTTTAGGTGTGAGTGAGGTTGAAATTGAAGAAATAGCATTAGGTATTGATGCCCTAAGTTGTAGTGAAGCTGAAAAAAGGTTACTTCATTTTTGTATTCGTGCCTCAAAAAAAGATAACTATAAAATCATGAAAGAAGATATAGAAGTTATCAAGGCGTTTGGATACAGTGAAAAAGAGATCTTTGAAGCGGTTTGTATTGTTGGATATTTTAATTATATCAATACCTTATCTAATACATTTGGTCTTGGAAGCGAATAA
- a CDS encoding reductive dehalogenase yields MEKKKKPELSRRDFGKLIIGAGAAATIAPFGVPGANAAEKEKNAAEIRQQFAMTAGSPIIVNDKLERYAEVRTALTHPTSMFKPNYKGEVKPWFLSGFDEKVRQIENGENGPKMKAKNVGEARAGRALEAAGWTLDNNFGGNFGGYPNRFSMLWSGETMHNTQMWAPVGLDRRPPDTTDPVELTNYVKFAARMAGADLVGVARLNRNWVYSEAVTIPDEQSWPKEIEKPIVFKDVPLPIETDDELIIPNTCENVIVAGIAMNREMMQTAPASMSCAAAAFGYSRMCMFDMWLCQFIRYMGYYAIPCSNTLGQSVPFAVEAGLGQASRMGLCITPEFGPNVRLTKVFTNMPLVPDKPIDFGVTEFCETCKKCARECPSKAISEGPRTFEGRSIHNQSGKLQWQNDHSKCLGYWVESGGYCGICVAVCPFTKGNIWIHDGVEWLIDNIRFLDPLMLGMDDALGYGAKRNITEVWDGKINTYGLDADHFRDAVSFRKDRVKKS; encoded by the coding sequence ATGGAAAAGAAAAAAAAGCCTGAACTCTCAAGAAGAGATTTTGGTAAGTTGATTATCGGAGCTGGAGCTGCAGCAACGATAGCTCCATTTGGTGTACCAGGTGCAAATGCAGCTGAAAAAGAGAAAAATGCAGCTGAAATTCGTCAACAATTTGCAATGACTGCAGGTTCTCCCATCATAGTTAACGACAAATTGGAAAGATATGCTGAAGTACGAACAGCGCTTACTCATCCAACCTCAATGTTTAAACCAAACTACAAAGGTGAAGTGAAACCTTGGTTTTTATCAGGATTTGATGAGAAAGTACGTCAGATTGAAAATGGTGAAAATGGTCCTAAGATGAAAGCTAAAAATGTAGGAGAAGCTAGAGCAGGTCGTGCACTTGAAGCTGCTGGATGGACCTTAGATAATAACTTTGGAGGTAACTTTGGAGGTTATCCAAATAGATTTTCTATGTTATGGTCTGGTGAGACTATGCATAACACCCAAATGTGGGCACCAGTAGGGTTAGATAGAAGACCTCCAGATACAACTGATCCTGTGGAACTTACAAATTATGTAAAATTTGCTGCACGTATGGCAGGTGCTGATTTGGTAGGTGTTGCAAGATTAAATCGTAACTGGGTTTATTCTGAGGCAGTAACTATACCAGATGAACAATCTTGGCCTAAAGAGATTGAAAAGCCAATCGTTTTCAAAGATGTTCCACTACCAATAGAAACTGATGATGAATTAATTATCCCTAATACTTGTGAAAATGTTATCGTTGCAGGTATCGCTATGAACCGCGAAATGATGCAAACAGCTCCTGCCAGTATGTCATGTGCAGCAGCAGCATTTGGTTATTCACGTATGTGTATGTTCGATATGTGGTTATGCCAGTTTATTCGTTATATGGGTTACTATGCAATTCCATGCAGTAATACTCTTGGACAATCAGTTCCCTTTGCTGTTGAAGCAGGTTTAGGACAAGCTAGTCGTATGGGTCTTTGTATTACTCCTGAATTTGGACCAAACGTAAGACTTACAAAAGTCTTTACAAATATGCCTTTAGTTCCAGATAAGCCTATCGACTTTGGAGTAACAGAATTTTGTGAAACATGTAAAAAATGTGCACGTGAGTGTCCTTCAAAAGCAATTTCTGAAGGTCCAAGAACTTTTGAAGGACGAAGTATTCATAATCAATCAGGTAAATTACAGTGGCAAAATGACCATAGTAAATGCTTAGGTTATTGGGTGGAATCTGGTGGATATTGTGGTATATGTGTAGCTGTTTGCCCCTTTACAAAAGGCAATATTTGGATTCATGATGGCGTTGAATGGCTTATTGATAACATAAGATTCTTAGACCCATTAATGCTTGGTATGGATGATGCATTGGGCTATGGTGCAAAACGAAATATTACAGAAGTTTGGGATGGAAAGATTAATACATATGGTCTAGACGCAGACCATTTTAGAGACGCTGTAAGCTTTAGAAAGGATAGGGTTAAAAAATCATGA
- a CDS encoding iron-sulfur cluster assembly scaffold protein — protein MRDDFDYTGLISQLEDHMKNPRFYGLLDNYNAKATCLHPDGKGKVVLTMQIEDDKTVRCGFEIKGCPSLLAQASLYLDSAFNATLSETYILAGNILKQIKDDDSKESRCSMLFLTAYKECVEAYYEKEKEERITTLTF, from the coding sequence ATGCGTGATGATTTTGACTACACAGGGCTCATAAGCCAATTAGAAGACCATATGAAAAACCCTCGTTTTTATGGACTATTAGATAATTACAATGCCAAAGCGACATGCCTTCACCCCGATGGAAAAGGTAAAGTTGTCCTTACTATGCAAATTGAAGATGATAAGACTGTCAGATGTGGTTTTGAAATCAAAGGTTGCCCATCACTGCTTGCACAAGCTTCGCTTTATTTAGATTCTGCTTTTAATGCTACGCTTTCAGAGACTTACATTTTAGCTGGTAATATTTTGAAACAAATCAAAGATGACGATTCTAAAGAATCACGATGCAGCATGTTATTTTTAACAGCGTATAAAGAGTGCGTAGAAGCTTATTATGAAAAAGAGAAAGAAGAGCGCATTACGACTCTAACTTTTTAA
- a CDS encoding sensor histidine kinase, whose protein sequence is MSNNNVQQLEKSIIFFWYNAKLDLYYVKHNQILKHSSLYDQDRTGFVFDNFIISPNETLTLYVKSNEKKGYDVFKSIKIVNQEKTFSVISTDKSYFDNGFFFGILISIFFFNLIVFFSIKEKSLGYYCLVLLPPTLYCSPDIVVLLEWLNFSNKNIIVLFNIFFPALHIITFLLFTKYFFETENNYLWVDKFINISLLFSLILNIYNFIFDHYSYIIAALILPFFFMVGIVNLKKDFTVSVLYIISSAFIYYPFIFYFSSFDIKFFDTYLNKGTYINNMQVTNTIAAILLCFSIYIRLSKLFYEKLSFQKELLAKSRLAAMGEMIASIAHQWRQPLNNVSTTLANIEMTSELQMLSHEKLKTKVHEANTQIKYMSNTINDFLNFFSTKKEERVFLLKSAVESAMVLLRTPFKQEQISLHVKSDESTIIGCKNELIQVLTILMSNAKDALKTKEDKQIWITIKNKEIFIEDNAEGIDLEIIEKIFDPYFSTKKEKNGTGLGLYMAKIIIEKNIGGSLHVKNSKKGAKFIIDLSHVN, encoded by the coding sequence ATGTCCAATAATAATGTTCAACAACTTGAAAAAAGCATTATCTTCTTTTGGTACAACGCCAAATTGGATCTTTATTATGTTAAACATAATCAAATACTAAAACATTCTTCACTTTATGACCAAGATCGCACTGGGTTTGTATTTGATAATTTTATCATTAGCCCCAATGAAACTTTAACCCTATATGTAAAATCTAATGAAAAAAAAGGGTATGATGTCTTTAAATCCATAAAAATAGTTAATCAAGAAAAAACCTTTAGTGTTATTTCAACAGATAAGTCTTATTTTGACAATGGATTCTTTTTCGGAATTTTAATTAGTATATTTTTCTTTAACTTAATCGTATTTTTTTCTATCAAAGAAAAAAGTTTGGGATACTATTGCTTGGTACTTTTACCCCCAACACTCTACTGTTCTCCTGATATTGTCGTCTTATTAGAGTGGTTAAACTTTTCCAATAAAAATATCATTGTCCTTTTTAATATCTTCTTCCCTGCCCTTCACATTATCACTTTTCTACTCTTTACTAAATACTTTTTTGAAACAGAAAATAATTATCTTTGGGTTGATAAATTTATCAATATAAGCCTTCTCTTCTCTTTAATATTAAATATCTACAATTTTATCTTTGACCACTACAGCTACATTATAGCAGCATTAATTCTACCCTTTTTTTTCATGGTTGGTATTGTCAACCTCAAAAAAGATTTCACAGTCTCCGTTTTATACATCATCAGCTCAGCCTTTATCTACTACCCATTTATCTTCTATTTTTCTTCATTTGATATCAAATTCTTTGATACCTACTTAAACAAGGGCACCTACATCAACAATATGCAGGTCACCAATACTATTGCTGCAATTTTACTGTGCTTTTCTATTTATATCAGGTTGAGTAAACTCTTTTATGAAAAACTCTCTTTTCAAAAAGAGCTTTTAGCCAAATCACGCCTTGCTGCAATGGGCGAGATGATTGCAAGTATCGCTCACCAATGGCGACAACCTCTTAACAATGTCTCAACAACTTTGGCCAACATTGAAATGACCAGTGAACTTCAAATGCTTTCACATGAAAAATTGAAAACAAAGGTCCATGAAGCCAATACACAGATAAAATACATGTCAAATACTATCAATGATTTTTTAAATTTCTTTTCTACAAAAAAAGAGGAGCGTGTTTTTCTCCTTAAAAGCGCCGTTGAGAGTGCCATGGTATTACTCCGAACACCTTTTAAACAAGAACAAATTTCTTTACATGTAAAGAGCGATGAAAGTACTATCATTGGATGTAAAAATGAACTCATTCAAGTCTTAACCATTCTCATGAGCAACGCCAAAGATGCCTTGAAAACCAAAGAAGACAAACAGATATGGATTACTATCAAAAACAAAGAAATATTCATAGAAGATAATGCAGAAGGAATTGATCTTGAGATCATTGAGAAGATATTTGACCCATACTTTAGCACTAAAAAAGAAAAAAATGGCACTGGTTTGGGGCTTTATATGGCAAAAATTATCATAGAAAAAAACATCGGTGGTTCTTTACATGTAAAGAATTCTAAAAAAGGCGCAAAATTTATCATTGATCTTAGCCATGTTAATTAA
- a CDS encoding response regulator transcription factor, protein MLASYTILYADDEEQTRENIGEILSLFCKKVYLAKDGKEALQIFQNNTIDIAIFDIEMPYFNGLEVCEQIREFNQKIPLVIATAYTDTEYFLKAVELNLAAYILKPVTAIDLKNALKKCVANLKNNKNEKIYFSDIVYYDTIKRALFVNEKDVILRRSEITFLEYLLKRVNEIVSYQEFENNIWEEGMSSAAIRSLVRDIRKHLPPETIINVARLGYKLKLYK, encoded by the coding sequence ATGCTCGCTTCTTATACAATACTCTATGCAGATGATGAAGAACAAACTCGTGAAAACATAGGAGAAATACTTTCTCTTTTTTGCAAAAAAGTATATTTAGCCAAAGATGGGAAAGAAGCTCTTCAAATCTTTCAAAACAATACTATTGATATTGCTATTTTTGACATCGAAATGCCCTACTTTAATGGACTTGAAGTGTGTGAACAAATTCGTGAATTTAACCAAAAAATACCTCTTGTCATTGCTACTGCTTATACAGACACTGAGTATTTTTTAAAAGCCGTTGAACTTAATCTAGCAGCTTATATCCTAAAACCTGTCACCGCGATTGATCTCAAAAATGCTCTTAAAAAATGTGTTGCTAATCTTAAAAACAATAAAAATGAAAAAATTTATTTTTCTGATATAGTTTATTATGACACTATTAAACGTGCTCTTTTTGTCAATGAGAAAGATGTAATTTTGAGAAGAAGTGAAATCACTTTTTTAGAATATTTACTAAAACGTGTTAATGAAATTGTTAGTTATCAAGAGTTTGAAAATAATATCTGGGAAGAAGGTATGAGTAGTGCCGCTATTCGTTCGTTAGTACGAGATATCCGAAAACATTTGCCTCCAGAGACTATTATTAATGTAGCAAGACTTGGTTATAAATTGAAACTCTATAAATGA
- a CDS encoding reductive dehalogenase: MEKKKPELSRRDFGKIVAGVGVAVTIAPFGGTDAHAKEKASQEIRHQFAMPDGVSPIKINEKYERFNEGHVAFYHPSSVMIPNFKGETKFWVFSMMDQKQNLINTAQHAPGVKAPSVAEARSARAWESAAWTLNEMLGYGKPNRKMHLWDNFKAAKDWPHIYNKAPDEKDPAILTNQIKYVTRLAGADLVGIARLNRNWIFKEAFTTVSDKPEDDNNFITKPINFKDIEKPTETEDEYIIPNSFANVIVSAFAMNRDMMQCLATSMAHAAAALCYSRMVAHDMWICQFIRNQGYYAIPSCNGVGQSVAFAVEAGLGQASRMGTIITPEYGPMVRLSKIFTNMPLIPDKPIDFGVTEFCETCKKCARDCPSKAISEGPQSYEARDIHNANGRYQWHNDHKKCLQYWVESGGDCGICVAVCPFTKGNIWIHDGVEWLIDKTRFLDPVMLGMDDALGYGKTRNVEEVWKGKINTYGLDTSHFKDTETTGKDRVKKS; this comes from the coding sequence ATGGAAAAGAAAAAACCTGAACTTTCACGTAGAGATTTTGGAAAGATAGTTGCTGGCGTTGGTGTTGCGGTTACTATTGCACCATTTGGGGGCACAGATGCTCATGCAAAAGAAAAAGCATCGCAAGAGATTCGTCATCAATTCGCGATGCCAGATGGGGTATCTCCTATCAAAATCAATGAAAAGTATGAAAGATTTAATGAGGGGCATGTGGCATTTTATCATCCCTCTTCAGTGATGATTCCAAACTTCAAAGGAGAAACTAAGTTTTGGGTGTTTTCTATGATGGACCAAAAGCAAAATTTGATTAATACAGCACAACATGCACCTGGCGTTAAAGCTCCAAGTGTTGCTGAGGCAAGATCTGCTAGAGCATGGGAATCAGCTGCGTGGACACTGAATGAAATGCTAGGATATGGAAAGCCAAATAGAAAGATGCATTTATGGGATAATTTTAAAGCAGCAAAGGATTGGCCACATATCTATAACAAAGCACCAGATGAAAAAGATCCTGCCATATTAACAAATCAGATTAAATACGTTACAAGATTAGCAGGGGCTGACTTAGTGGGTATTGCAAGATTGAACCGAAATTGGATCTTTAAAGAGGCTTTTACTACAGTATCAGATAAGCCTGAGGATGATAATAACTTTATCACAAAGCCAATTAACTTTAAAGATATTGAAAAACCAACGGAAACAGAAGATGAATACATTATTCCAAATAGCTTTGCCAATGTTATCGTTTCTGCTTTTGCGATGAACCGTGATATGATGCAGTGTTTGGCTACTTCTATGGCACATGCAGCTGCGGCACTTTGTTACTCTCGTATGGTGGCGCATGATATGTGGATTTGTCAGTTTATTCGTAACCAAGGCTACTATGCAATACCAAGCTGTAATGGTGTTGGACAATCAGTTGCCTTTGCTGTTGAAGCAGGTTTAGGACAAGCTAGTCGTATGGGAACTATCATCACCCCTGAGTATGGACCAATGGTTCGTCTTTCTAAGATCTTTACCAATATGCCTCTTATTCCCGATAAACCAATTGATTTTGGTGTTACAGAGTTTTGTGAAACATGTAAAAAATGTGCAAGAGACTGTCCTTCCAAGGCAATCTCAGAAGGGCCACAATCCTATGAAGCACGAGATATTCATAATGCAAATGGCCGCTACCAATGGCACAATGACCATAAAAAATGTTTACAGTATTGGGTTGAATCGGGCGGAGACTGTGGCATATGTGTAGCTGTTTGCCCCTTTACAAAAGGCAATATTTGGATTCATGATGGCGTTGAATGGTTGATTGATAAAACAAGATTCCTTGATCCTGTAATGCTAGGTATGGATGATGCACTGGGTTATGGTAAAACACGAAATGTAGAAGAAGTATGGAAAGGTAAAATCAATACCTATGGTTTAGATACATCTCACTTTAAAGATACGGAGACAACAGGAAAGGATAGGGTAAAAAAATCATGA
- a CDS encoding sensor histidine kinase: protein MTLSLFSGVITLNEEKLLLHRNTYLLNENIFIEDALKHSDFIKNNNLSVFLRKQFTKNYWLKIPLKNTLNKELDKTLLFYWKNINLQVYYSKDNKIIETKSVSDGINNGISYYSFIIGPNEESTIYIKVNDHPLVDDFSAAYIINTEQLISEISNYESVYKHGLLFGILLTILFASLFMYFMTSLKSYFYYVLFVMSIIFITSNLHWSFYSALSPYLEKSILYNIMKVANPFSILMTLTLFTKEFFDLKYKHATINSILNFYMLSCILMVIIQFIFSNGSLIIFYPGILLPGFILIGLIMLKQDKLQASLYSIAMILLIYPLFMESFIRIFNFDGVQNMNNYLQVTSTLCSLCLSIVTYIKLLSILEEKRQFEKEILARSRFSAMGEMIANIAHQWRQPLSHLSSIVVNIDMHSQLDKLSPKTLQDKLNEMHLQIRHMTNTIEDFMNFFSQKKQKSTFSCKEIIDDSLSFMRTSFESNHIQIYTQCDAMFEINTYKNELIQVIITILTNAKDALKDNPEEDRKIYFKTSKNEISISDNAGGIDSKIIHRIFEPYFSTKLEKNGTGLGLYTAKIIMENNIKGSIQVANNKRGAEFILKLP, encoded by the coding sequence TTGACACTCTCTTTATTTAGTGGCGTAATTACTTTAAATGAAGAGAAACTCTTATTACATCGAAATACGTATCTTTTAAATGAAAATATCTTTATAGAAGATGCTCTCAAGCATAGCGATTTCATCAAAAACAATAACCTTTCCGTTTTTTTAAGAAAGCAATTTACAAAGAACTATTGGTTAAAAATACCTCTCAAAAACACACTCAATAAAGAGCTAGATAAAACACTTCTTTTTTACTGGAAGAATATCAACCTCCAAGTTTACTATAGCAAAGACAATAAAATCATCGAAACTAAGTCTGTAAGTGATGGCATAAACAATGGTATTTCTTACTACTCTTTCATTATAGGACCTAATGAAGAAAGTACCATCTATATCAAAGTCAATGATCACCCATTAGTGGATGATTTTTCTGCTGCTTATATCATCAATACTGAACAACTTATATCAGAAATTAGTAACTATGAGAGCGTTTATAAACATGGTCTTTTATTTGGTATTTTACTTACCATTCTTTTTGCAAGTTTATTTATGTACTTTATGACATCCTTAAAAAGCTACTTTTATTATGTCTTGTTTGTAATGTCCATTATCTTCATTACCTCAAACTTACACTGGAGCTTTTACTCAGCACTGAGTCCATACCTTGAAAAGTCAATACTCTATAACATTATGAAAGTGGCTAATCCTTTTAGTATTTTGATGACACTTACCCTTTTCACCAAAGAGTTTTTTGATCTCAAATATAAGCATGCCACGATTAATAGCATTTTAAATTTTTACATGCTCTCTTGTATACTAATGGTAATTATACAGTTCATCTTTTCAAATGGATCTTTGATTATTTTTTATCCAGGTATATTATTACCAGGTTTTATTTTAATTGGTCTCATTATGTTAAAACAAGACAAACTGCAAGCTTCCCTTTATTCTATCGCGATGATTTTATTAATCTACCCTCTATTTATGGAGTCCTTTATTAGAATATTCAATTTTGATGGTGTACAAAATATGAACAATTACCTTCAAGTCACCAGCACACTATGCTCTTTATGCCTAAGCATTGTAACCTATATAAAGCTACTCTCGATCTTAGAAGAAAAAAGGCAATTTGAAAAAGAGATACTTGCACGCTCACGCTTTAGTGCGATGGGAGAAATGATTGCCAATATTGCCCATCAATGGAGGCAACCACTGAGTCATCTTTCCTCTATCGTTGTCAATATAGACATGCACAGCCAGCTTGATAAACTCTCACCAAAAACCTTACAAGACAAACTCAATGAGATGCATTTGCAGATTCGTCATATGACCAATACCATAGAAGATTTCATGAACTTTTTTTCTCAGAAAAAGCAAAAATCTACTTTTTCATGTAAAGAAATCATTGATGATTCACTCTCTTTTATGCGCACATCCTTTGAAAGCAATCATATTCAAATTTACACACAGTGCGATGCAATGTTTGAAATCAATACATATAAAAATGAACTTATACAAGTCATTATCACCATCTTAACGAATGCAAAAGATGCACTCAAAGATAATCCTGAAGAAGATCGAAAGATTTATTTTAAAACAAGTAAAAATGAGATATCCATTAGCGATAATGCAGGGGGAATTGATAGCAAAATTATTCATCGAATTTTTGAGCCTTATTTTTCAACAAAACTTGAAAAGAATGGAACAGGACTTGGACTCTACACAGCAAAAATCATTATGGAAAATAATATAAAAGGGAGTATTCAAGTTGCAAACAATAAAAGAGGAGCCGAGTTTATCTTAAAACTTCCATAG
- a CDS encoding response regulator transcription factor: MFKNYKVLYAEDDAGIRKNIGEILSLLFDDVLLAQDGEKAYELYQNESPDIMVLDIEMPYLNGLEVAEKIRKSNKNIPIVMATAHTDTAYFLKAVELNLTSYILKPIETSDLKKALKKCEEQLSYSKNSEIHINQSAYYNVGERTLYINNSEVRLTNIEMQFLEYMLKNPNRVINYSEFEYNIWEEGMSGPAIRTLVKDLRKHLTKESIQNIPKVGYKLVLQK, encoded by the coding sequence ATGTTTAAAAACTATAAAGTACTTTATGCAGAAGATGATGCAGGAATTCGTAAAAATATTGGAGAAATTCTTTCTCTTCTTTTTGATGATGTACTTCTAGCACAAGATGGGGAAAAGGCATATGAATTGTATCAAAATGAGTCTCCAGATATCATGGTACTCGATATTGAGATGCCCTATCTTAATGGCTTAGAAGTGGCCGAAAAAATCAGAAAAAGCAATAAAAATATCCCGATTGTCATGGCTACAGCTCATACAGACACGGCATATTTTTTAAAAGCAGTTGAATTAAATCTAACCTCTTATATTTTAAAACCAATAGAAACTTCTGATTTGAAAAAAGCACTTAAAAAATGTGAAGAGCAATTAAGTTATTCTAAAAATAGCGAAATTCACATCAATCAGAGCGCATATTATAATGTAGGTGAACGAACACTGTATATCAATAATAGTGAAGTCAGATTAACGAATATTGAAATGCAATTTCTTGAATATATGTTGAAAAATCCTAATAGAGTTATCAACTATAGTGAATTTGAGTATAATATTTGGGAAGAAGGGATGAGTGGTCCAGCTATTCGAACCCTTGTCAAAGATCTAAGAAAGCACCTAACCAAAGAGAGCATTCAAAATATTCCAAAAGTTGGATACAAGCTGGTTCTTCAAAAATGA
- a CDS encoding 4Fe-4S dicluster domain-containing protein produces MNFNRRKFLIYSAEAGAMFGLVGAVPLMSGEHHYLRPPGAIKDDTFYKACIKCGACVSACPTKAVTLIDLCWDVKNIGTPIIDIKNGGCIAWGKECLLCVKACPTDVLSVVKDLKEEKLGLAIIKEEECVNCMVCFLHCPIEGVVLFPNPEVPDKPYTKERDIPTKIKLKDSPLKPYIVKDKCIGCGLCAHYCPPRCIDMIPIADVKKVAKNESN; encoded by the coding sequence ATGAATTTTAATCGAAGAAAATTTTTAATTTACAGCGCAGAAGCAGGAGCGATGTTCGGTCTTGTTGGAGCTGTTCCGTTAATGTCAGGAGAACATCACTACTTACGACCTCCAGGCGCCATTAAAGACGATACTTTTTATAAAGCATGTATTAAATGTGGTGCTTGTGTTTCAGCATGCCCCACTAAAGCGGTGACACTTATTGATCTTTGTTGGGATGTTAAAAATATCGGCACACCTATAATTGATATCAAAAATGGTGGCTGTATTGCTTGGGGAAAAGAGTGTCTTTTATGTGTTAAAGCTTGTCCAACAGATGTTTTGAGTGTAGTTAAAGATTTAAAAGAAGAAAAGCTTGGTCTTGCCATTATAAAAGAAGAAGAGTGTGTGAATTGTATGGTTTGTTTTTTACATTGCCCCATTGAGGGAGTAGTACTCTTTCCAAATCCAGAAGTTCCTGATAAACCTTATACTAAAGAACGTGATATACCTACAAAAATAAAACTCAAAGATTCCCCGTTAAAGCCTTATATTGTTAAAGATAAATGCATTGGGTGTGGATTGTGTGCTCATTATTGTCCTCCACGGTGCATTGATATGATTCCTATAGCAGACGTAAAAAAGGTAGCAAAAAATGAATCAAATTAA
- a CDS encoding 4Fe-4S binding protein: MNQINKVINVKKLQIIRKSVHNFSMLSIILGAFGIITVAGTCYVSIGYFRLICPVGFIELSLATHTINTKLIVPFLTISVLLFLAGRSFCSWGCPTSYMGGIIRKMTSNETYKKYTKVKNKVQKYVPQPGMDDIFVMMIGTLIGIFVFQYPLPCTICPLGIISRALIETVNHSTITHFHIALRYDTLLLIIPIVSMFLFVRGWSQVCPVGSLKGLMSTYNKTIVPSTTEACVNCKLCEQVCPVNIGHRRGLPDMSICIKCMLCAEYCPQHAIDIVALYEHKKNKI; this comes from the coding sequence ATGAATCAAATTAATAAAGTTATTAATGTAAAAAAATTACAAATCATTAGAAAAAGTGTACATAACTTTTCTATGCTAAGCATTATACTAGGTGCATTTGGCATCATAACTGTTGCCGGAACATGTTATGTAAGTATTGGTTATTTTAGGCTTATTTGTCCAGTTGGTTTTATAGAGCTCTCTCTAGCAACACACACTATTAATACAAAACTTATCGTACCTTTTTTAACAATTTCAGTTCTTCTTTTTTTAGCGGGAAGATCGTTTTGTTCTTGGGGTTGTCCTACGTCTTATATGGGCGGAATTATACGTAAAATGACATCTAATGAGACCTATAAAAAATACACTAAAGTAAAAAATAAAGTGCAAAAGTATGTACCGCAACCTGGTATGGATGATATCTTTGTCATGATGATAGGTACATTAATAGGAATATTTGTATTTCAGTATCCACTACCTTGCACAATTTGTCCATTAGGAATCATTTCACGGGCTCTTATTGAAACAGTCAATCATTCTACAATTACGCATTTTCACATTGCACTACGTTATGACACTTTATTGTTAATAATTCCTATCGTATCTATGTTTTTATTTGTAAGAGGTTGGTCACAAGTTTGCCCTGTCGGTTCATTGAAAGGGCTTATGTCAACGTATAACAAGACAATCGTTCCTTCAACAACAGAAGCATGTGTCAACTGTAAGTTATGTGAACAAGTATGTCCTGTTAATATTGGACATCGTAGAGGGCTTCCTGATATGAGTATTTGTATCAAATGTATGCTATGTGCAGAATATTGTCCGCAACATGCCATAGACATTGTTGCTTTATACGAGCATAAAAAAAACAAAATTTAA